In Chanodichthys erythropterus isolate Z2021 chromosome 11, ASM2448905v1, whole genome shotgun sequence, a single window of DNA contains:
- the acap1 gene encoding arf-GAP with coiled-coil, ANK repeat and PH domain-containing protein 1 isoform X1, whose product MTVKLDFEECLKDSPRFRAEIEKVEVNVNELETRLEKLVKQCHTMLDAGRAYCLNSKSFVNGLKELGHHCSEDRTMGECLEKFSKKLSDIVSAQEEVIETTQKSVKLKLQNFVKEDVKRFKDVRKEFERSSENLETALSRNAQAPRGKQHEVEEASNNLLNARRAFRSGALDYVLQINVIESKKKTEILNAMLSLMEAQAQFFKQGYQSLTELENYRKQLSDEYTQLVLNSAREKRDMEQRLGAVKKKDVSYDDSIMDFSPDAPNGIAMEGYLYKRASNAFKTWSRRWFSIQKNQLVYQKKHNEQITVVVEDLRLCTVKPCSEQDRRFCFEVVSPSKSCLLQADSERQQQSWISAVQNSIASAFQDRRDDTLSSRDRCSSVSAGSVRLSSGEQETSGREALEEVQAISGNGQCCDCGEPGPDWASINLGITLCITCSGIHRSLGVHFSKVRSLTLDSWEPELVKLMCELGNTAINKIYEARIDEITIKKPHPSSPRQDKESWIRSKYVEKKFIHKLPETGRGTVLRRSSARRNRATTQDRPSTRPPIKPKPNRATLPRLTGLSPSDIMKNNSSSHKENDEEEDLSGLHPGALLYRSVAMQHFPLMADALAHGADVNWVNVAEDSRTPLIQAALANSLAACEFLLQNGANVNQVDSDGRGPLHHATILGHTGLVCLFLKRGADYNAKDIEDKDPIGIAIDNANADIVTLLRIAKMNKEMREMDGTPSGHSEGQSCGGGGTGSVIGHTKKSFQTIKNQLSGRASAGQN is encoded by the exons ATGACTGTCAAACTGGACTTTGAAGAATGCTTGAAAGACTCCCCGCGATTCAG GGCAGAAATCGAGAAGGTGGAGGTCAACGTTAATGAACTGGAGACGAGACTTGAGAAG TTGGTGAAACAGTGCCACACTATGCTGGATGCAGGCCGTGCCTATTGCCTGAACAGCAAGAGCTTTGTAAATGGCCTTAAAGAGCTGGGACACCACTGTTCTGAGGACCGAACTATGGGG GAGTGTTTAGAAAAGTTTTCTAAAAAGCTGTCAGACATTGTTAGTGCTCAAGAG GAGGTGATTGAAACCACACAAAAGTCTGTAAAGTTGAAGTTACAGAATTTTGTGAAAGA GGATGTGAAGCGTTTCAAGGATGTGCGGAAGGAGTTTGAGCGTAGCAGTGAGAACCTGGAGACGGCACTGAGCAGGAACGCTCAGGCACCCCGCGGGAAACAGCATGAGGTGGAAGAGGCCAGCAATAACCTACTGAATGCACGCAGAGCCTTCAGATCAGGGGCCCTGGACTATGTGCTGCAG ATTAATGTCATTGAGTCCAAGAAGAAAACTGAAATTCTCAATGCG ATGCTTTCTCTTATGGAGGCCCAGGCTCAGTTCTTCAAACAGGGCTATCAGTCTCTCACTGAACTGGAAAACTACCGCAAACAGCTGAGTGATGAG TATACTCAACTGGTCCTGAATTCTGCAAGAGAGAAAAGGGACATGGAGCAGAGACTTGGTGCAGTCAAGAAAAAG GATGTGTCATATGATGACTCCATTATGGACTTCAGTCCAGATGCACCCAATGGCATCGCAATGGAAGGTTACCTGTACAAGAGAGCCAGCAATGCTTTCAAAACATGGAGCAG GCGCTGGTTCTCCATTCAGAAGAACCAGCTTGTTTACCAAAAGAAACATAAT GAGCAGATAACTGTTGTTGTGGAGGACTTGCGGTTATGCACAGTGAAGCCCTGCAGTGAACAAGACAGACGATTCTGCTTTGAGGTTGTCTCTCCCTCCAA gaGCTGTTTATTACAGGCTGATTCAGAGCGACAGCAGCAAAGTTGGATCAGCGCTGTCCAGAACAGCATCGCCTCAGCATTTCAGGACAGAAGAGATGACACTCTTAGCTCT AGAGATCGCTGTAGCTCAGTGTCTGCGGGAAGTGTGCGCCTGAGTTCAGGGGAGCAGGAAACGTCTGGTCGGGAGGCCCTGGAGGAGGTGCAGGCTATCTCAGGGAACGGACAGTGCTGTGACTGCGGGGAGCCTGGACCCGACTGGGCCTCTATTAATCTGGGCATCACACTGTGCATTACCTGCTCTGGCATACACAg GAGTTTAGGTGTCCACTTCTCAAAGGTACGGTCCCTTACGTTGGACTCATGGGAGCCAGAGCTCGTCaaa CTCATGTGTGAGTTAGGAAACACAGCCATTAACAAGATCTATGAGGCACGTATTGATGAGATCACAATCAAGAAGCCCCACCCCTCTAGTCCGAG GCAGGATAAGGAGTCGTGGATTCGCTCTAAGTATGTAGAAAAGAAATTCATCcacaaactccctgagactgGTCGAGGAACGGTCCTGCGGCGCTCCAGTGCCCGACGAAACCGAGCAACCACACAGGACAGACCGAGTACACGCCCTCCCATCAAGCCCAAACCCAACCGAGCCACTCTGCCACGACTCACAG GCCTGAGCCCAAGTGATATAATGAAGAACAACTCCAGCTCTCATAAAg AGAATGATGAAGAGGAGGATCTGAGTGGTCTTCATCCCGGGGCTTTGCTGTATCGATCTGTGGCAATGCAGCATTTCCCTCTCATGGCAGACGCTCTGGCGCACGGTGCTGATGTCAACTGGGTCAATGTGGCTGAAGACAGCAGAACTCCACTAATACAAGCCGCTTTggct AATTCCTTGGCAGCCTGCGAGTTCCTTCTACAGAACGGCGCTAATGTTAACCAGGTGGACTCGGACGGGAGGGGACCACTACACCATGCTACCATACTGGGACATACAGG GTTGGTGTGTCTGTTTCTTAAGAGAGGAGCGGACTACAACGCAAAAGACATCGAAGATAAGGACCCAATCGGCATAGCCATAGATAACGCCAACGCCGACATCGTCACGCT ACTCCGGATAGCCAAGATGAACAAGGAGATGCGGGAGATGGACGGCACTCCATCAGGTCATTCTGAGGGGCAGAGCTGTGGTGGTGGGGGGACTGGGTCTGTGATTGGACACACTAAGAAAAGCTTTCAAACCATTAAGAATCAGCTAAGTGGTCGGGCATCAGCTGGTCAGAATTAA
- the acap1 gene encoding arf-GAP with coiled-coil, ANK repeat and PH domain-containing protein 1 isoform X2 has product MTVKLDFEECLKDSPRFRAEIEKVEVNVNELETRLEKLVKQCHTMLDAGRAYCLNSKSFVNGLKELGHHCSEDRTMGECLEKFSKKLSDIVSAQEEVIETTQKSVKLKLQNFVKEDVKRFKDVRKEFERSSENLETALSRNAQAPRGKQHEVEEASNNLLNARRAFRSGALDYVLQINVIESKKKTEILNAMLSLMEAQAQFFKQGYQSLTELENYRKQLSDEYTQLVLNSAREKRDMEQRLGAVKKKDVSYDDSIMDFSPDAPNGIAMEGYLYKRASNAFKTWSRRWFSIQKNQLVYQKKHNEQITVVVEDLRLCTVKPCSEQDRRFCFEVVSPSKSCLLQADSERQQQSWISAVQNSIASAFQDRRDDTLSSRDRCSSVSAGSVRLSSGEQETSGREALEEVQAISGNGQCCDCGEPGPDWASINLGITLCITCSGIHRSLGVHFSKVRSLTLDSWEPELVKLMCELGNTAINKIYEARIDEITIKKPHPSSPRQDKESWIRSKYVEKKFIHKLPETGRGTVLRRSSARRNRATTQDRPSTRPPIKPKPNRATLPRLTGLSPSDIMKNNSSSHKENDEEEDLSGLHPGALLYRSVAMQHFPLMADALAHGADVNWVNVAEDSRTPLIQAALANSLAACEFLLQNGANVNQVDSDGRGPLHHATILGHTGLVCLFLKRGADYNAKDIEDKDPIGIAIDNANADIVTLLRIAKMNKEMREMDGTPSGDDTYHDIFRDFSQMASNNPEKLKRRSADMK; this is encoded by the exons ATGACTGTCAAACTGGACTTTGAAGAATGCTTGAAAGACTCCCCGCGATTCAG GGCAGAAATCGAGAAGGTGGAGGTCAACGTTAATGAACTGGAGACGAGACTTGAGAAG TTGGTGAAACAGTGCCACACTATGCTGGATGCAGGCCGTGCCTATTGCCTGAACAGCAAGAGCTTTGTAAATGGCCTTAAAGAGCTGGGACACCACTGTTCTGAGGACCGAACTATGGGG GAGTGTTTAGAAAAGTTTTCTAAAAAGCTGTCAGACATTGTTAGTGCTCAAGAG GAGGTGATTGAAACCACACAAAAGTCTGTAAAGTTGAAGTTACAGAATTTTGTGAAAGA GGATGTGAAGCGTTTCAAGGATGTGCGGAAGGAGTTTGAGCGTAGCAGTGAGAACCTGGAGACGGCACTGAGCAGGAACGCTCAGGCACCCCGCGGGAAACAGCATGAGGTGGAAGAGGCCAGCAATAACCTACTGAATGCACGCAGAGCCTTCAGATCAGGGGCCCTGGACTATGTGCTGCAG ATTAATGTCATTGAGTCCAAGAAGAAAACTGAAATTCTCAATGCG ATGCTTTCTCTTATGGAGGCCCAGGCTCAGTTCTTCAAACAGGGCTATCAGTCTCTCACTGAACTGGAAAACTACCGCAAACAGCTGAGTGATGAG TATACTCAACTGGTCCTGAATTCTGCAAGAGAGAAAAGGGACATGGAGCAGAGACTTGGTGCAGTCAAGAAAAAG GATGTGTCATATGATGACTCCATTATGGACTTCAGTCCAGATGCACCCAATGGCATCGCAATGGAAGGTTACCTGTACAAGAGAGCCAGCAATGCTTTCAAAACATGGAGCAG GCGCTGGTTCTCCATTCAGAAGAACCAGCTTGTTTACCAAAAGAAACATAAT GAGCAGATAACTGTTGTTGTGGAGGACTTGCGGTTATGCACAGTGAAGCCCTGCAGTGAACAAGACAGACGATTCTGCTTTGAGGTTGTCTCTCCCTCCAA gaGCTGTTTATTACAGGCTGATTCAGAGCGACAGCAGCAAAGTTGGATCAGCGCTGTCCAGAACAGCATCGCCTCAGCATTTCAGGACAGAAGAGATGACACTCTTAGCTCT AGAGATCGCTGTAGCTCAGTGTCTGCGGGAAGTGTGCGCCTGAGTTCAGGGGAGCAGGAAACGTCTGGTCGGGAGGCCCTGGAGGAGGTGCAGGCTATCTCAGGGAACGGACAGTGCTGTGACTGCGGGGAGCCTGGACCCGACTGGGCCTCTATTAATCTGGGCATCACACTGTGCATTACCTGCTCTGGCATACACAg GAGTTTAGGTGTCCACTTCTCAAAGGTACGGTCCCTTACGTTGGACTCATGGGAGCCAGAGCTCGTCaaa CTCATGTGTGAGTTAGGAAACACAGCCATTAACAAGATCTATGAGGCACGTATTGATGAGATCACAATCAAGAAGCCCCACCCCTCTAGTCCGAG GCAGGATAAGGAGTCGTGGATTCGCTCTAAGTATGTAGAAAAGAAATTCATCcacaaactccctgagactgGTCGAGGAACGGTCCTGCGGCGCTCCAGTGCCCGACGAAACCGAGCAACCACACAGGACAGACCGAGTACACGCCCTCCCATCAAGCCCAAACCCAACCGAGCCACTCTGCCACGACTCACAG GCCTGAGCCCAAGTGATATAATGAAGAACAACTCCAGCTCTCATAAAg AGAATGATGAAGAGGAGGATCTGAGTGGTCTTCATCCCGGGGCTTTGCTGTATCGATCTGTGGCAATGCAGCATTTCCCTCTCATGGCAGACGCTCTGGCGCACGGTGCTGATGTCAACTGGGTCAATGTGGCTGAAGACAGCAGAACTCCACTAATACAAGCCGCTTTggct AATTCCTTGGCAGCCTGCGAGTTCCTTCTACAGAACGGCGCTAATGTTAACCAGGTGGACTCGGACGGGAGGGGACCACTACACCATGCTACCATACTGGGACATACAGG GTTGGTGTGTCTGTTTCTTAAGAGAGGAGCGGACTACAACGCAAAAGACATCGAAGATAAGGACCCAATCGGCATAGCCATAGATAACGCCAACGCCGACATCGTCACGCT ACTCCGGATAGCCAAGATGAACAAGGAGATGCGGGAGATGGACGGCACTCCATCAG